In a single window of the Bacillus marinisedimentorum genome:
- a CDS encoding TrkA C-terminal domain-containing protein, which yields MAFIFILMYFLAVYLVIRISTVLMELTGLSHEVARFQTISMLTGTGFTTSESELVISHPVRRRIGSFLILFGAFSLAVIISTISQILSNSFRTTELMWVIIGMLFFFFFIRIKGIQYYIQEKFKAEIRETFELPEMTAKEVLYLSDNDLIINIPIHPGSRYLGENADDVIEEKEDVNLLYLIRGDMKIREKLYETEIQEGDTLYLYGDKEAIKVKFYHELKEKVDQSNSEIPIEL from the coding sequence ATGGCCTTTATCTTTATATTGATGTATTTTCTTGCTGTCTATCTTGTCATTCGGATTTCGACTGTGTTAATGGAACTAACCGGCCTGTCTCATGAAGTCGCGCGGTTTCAGACAATTTCCATGCTGACGGGTACGGGTTTCACCACCTCAGAAAGTGAATTGGTCATCTCCCATCCGGTACGGAGGCGGATCGGGAGCTTTCTGATCCTATTCGGTGCCTTCTCGCTTGCCGTAATAATCTCGACAATCAGCCAAATTTTATCGAACAGTTTCCGTACGACTGAATTGATGTGGGTCATCATTGGCATGCTCTTCTTTTTCTTTTTTATCCGCATAAAAGGAATCCAGTACTATATCCAGGAAAAATTCAAGGCCGAAATCAGGGAAACCTTTGAGCTCCCGGAAATGACTGCCAAAGAAGTATTGTACTTAAGCGACAACGATTTAATCATTAACATTCCCATTCATCCGGGGTCCAGGTATCTCGGGGAAAATGCCGATGATGTCATCGAAGAAAAAGAGGATGTTAACCTTCTTTACTTGATAAGGGGGGATATGAAGATCCGTGAAAAGCTGTATGAGACGGAAATCCAGGAAGGTGACACACTTTATCTTTATGGGGACAAGGAAGCAATCAAAGTGAAATTTTATCACGAGCTGAAGGAAAAAGTCGATCAAAGCAACAGTGAGATCCCAATTGAGTTATAA
- the yvfG gene encoding protein YvfG — translation MNNEMFSKDRLSENFRDYIAKNRNHFTKTQAMNSYYKLVVGSILDDQINKNSEIVRRIRNLEEAYQEVYMEE, via the coding sequence GTGAACAATGAAATGTTCAGCAAAGACCGGCTCTCTGAAAATTTCAGGGACTACATAGCCAAAAACCGGAATCATTTCACTAAAACACAGGCAATGAATAGTTATTATAAATTGGTAGTCGGCTCGATTTTAGACGATCAAATCAATAAGAACTCTGAAATTGTCAGGCGGATACGGAATCTGGAAGAAGCGTATCAGGAAGTATATATGGAAGAGTGA